A portion of the Pithys albifrons albifrons isolate INPA30051 chromosome 1, PitAlb_v1, whole genome shotgun sequence genome contains these proteins:
- the ALG11 gene encoding GDP-Man:Man(3)GlcNAc(2)-PP-Dol alpha-1,2-mannosyltransferase, whose translation MVAGGACLCGLLRLLCSLLIPALFLSGILCVCLMVLLWGIRLWIQQRKKQQSSAGRDGTRQLLVAFFHPYCNAGGGGERVLWCAIRTLQKKYRNVTCVVYTGDRDATGGEIVEGAFRRFNIKLIHPVKFVFLEKRYLVEASLYPHFTLLGQSLGSVFLGWEALLKCVPDIYIDSMGYAFTLPLFKYVGGCRVGCYVHYPTISTDMLSVVRNQDTRFNNAAFITNSPFFSKFKLVYYYFFAFMYGLVGSCSDVIMVNSSWTLNHILSLWRAGACTSVVYPPCDVQTFLDIPLEVEKSTSEYSIVSVSQFRPEKDHPLQIRAFAKLLKEKRVGQQPTLKLILIGGCRNQQDEERVNNLKHLCEELGVGNDVAFRINIPFEELKRHLAEATIGLHTMWNEHFGIGVVECMAAGVVILAHNSGGPKLDIVVPYEGHITGFLAEDEDNYAETMAYILSLSPEKRLAIRENARRSVHRFSDQNFEDTFLLSVEPLFK comes from the exons ATGGTGGCGGGAGGGGCGTGCCTGTGTGGGCTCCTCAG ATTGCTGTGCTCATTGTTAATCCCTGCATTATTTCTAAGTGGAATTTTGTGTGTCTGCTtgatggtgctgctgtggggaatACGGCTCTGGAtacaacaaaggaaaaaacagcagagctcagcaggaagAGATGGGACACGGCAATTGCTGGTGGCCTTTTTTCACCCATATTGCAATGCAGGAGGTGGAGGGGAGAGAGTCTTGTGGTGCGCCATAAGAACGCTCCAGAAAAA GTACAGAAATGTAACGTGTGTTGTTTACACTGGTGACAGAGATGCCACTGGAGGAGAAATAGTGGAAGGTGCTTTCAGAAGATTCAATATTAAATTAATTCATCCTGTGAAATTTGTATTCCTAGAAAAACGCTACCTTGTGGAAGCTTCTCTTTATCCTCACTTCACTTTGCTGGGACAAAGTTTAGGATCAGTGTTCCTCGGCTGGGAAGCTCTTCTAAAGTGTGTTCCTGATATTTATATTGACTCAATGGGTTATGCCTTCACACTTCCCCTCTTTAAATATGTAGGAGGTTGTCGCGTTGGATGCTACGTCCATTATCCCACTATCAGCACCGATATGCTTTCTGTCGTTAGGAATCAGGATACCAGGTTTAACAATGCAGCCTTCATAACAAACAGTCCTTTCTTCAGCAAATTTAAACTTGTCTACTACTACTTCTTTGCTTTCATGTACGGATTGGTTGGTTCCTGCAGTGATGTGATTATGGTTAATTCTTCTTGGACACTAAATCACATCCTTTCCCTCTGGAGAGCTGGGGCTTGCACTAGTGTTGTGTATCCACCATGTGATGTTCAGACTTTTCTGGATATTCCACTGGAAGTGGAAAAGAGCACCAGTGAATATTCCATTGTTTCTGTCAGCCAGTTCAGGCCTGAGAAAGATCATCCTTTGCAAATCAGAGCCTTTGCTAAAttgctgaaagaaaagagagtgGGACAGCAGCCAACGCTGAAGCTGATCTTAATTGGAGGCTGTCGTAACCAGCAAGATGAAGAGCGTGTAAATAACCTTAAACATCTTTGCGAAGAGTTGGGCGTTGGTAACGACGTGGCATTCAGGATAAACATTCCCTTTGAGGAGCTAAAGAGGCACCTGGCCGAGGCCACCATCGGCTTGCATACGATGTGGAATGAGCACTTCGGCATCG GAGTAGTTGAATGTATGGCAGCTGGCGTGGTTATCCTGGCTCACAATTCTGGAGGCCCCAAATTAGATATTGTGGTACCCTATGAGGGACATATAACAGGCTTCCTAGCAGAAGACGAGGACAATTATGCTGAGACAATGGCTTATATCCTCTCTTTGTCTCCTGAAAAAAGATTAGCGATCAGAGAAAATGCTCGTCGCTCTGTGCACAGGTTTTCTGACCAGAACTTTGAAGACACATTCCTGTTATCTGTGGAgccattatttaaataa